The stretch of DNA CCCTCTGTCAATTGAAGTAGAACGAATTACCACTATTAGCAATGTGGTGGTATCAATCGATCGGCTTGCCTATATAGTGGGTTTAGCAACCATCATCATCATCCTGTCAATCATCGTATTAACTTACTCTGATAAAATAAAAGCGGAACAAGAGCGGATCCTGTTGGCCGAACAAATGAAGAAGGCACAGCAGGACTTGATTAATACCATTCAAAGGCAGCAAGGATTAACGCTGAAATATGTCAAAGTCGGGGAGCGCTACATCCATACTTTAGCGGAAGGCGAGCTCCTAGCCAAGCTTGGCCTCACCCCTGAAATTGTCGTCGGCAAGGATTTGAGAGACTTTTTACCATTGGAATACGCCGAACATAAGCTAAAGTCCTATATAAAAGCCTGGCAGGGCGAGGTCGTGAACTATGAAGAAGAGCTAAATGGGACAGATTATATGGTGAGCTTAAAACCGGTAATGGAAAACGGCAAGGTGGTAGAGGTCATAGGGTCAGGGATCGATATTACCGAACGGAAGCGGGCGGAACGGATTTTAGTGGAAAGTGATAGAAAATTAAGAGAATCCCACGCCTTACGAAGAACGATGATTGATAATCTCCCCATTGCCATCTTAGTCCTGGATAATGATCTCAACATTATCGCGCTAAATAGGCCGCACTGTCAGTTATTTGAGATTGATGTACCCATAAAAAAACTAATCGGACAAAATGTCACCCGCTATCGTTCAGCCTACTACAAGAATGTTCAATTGGAGGAAGAAAAGGTAATAAATATTATTAAAAACAAACAGCCCCTAACAGATGAAATCGAGTTGATTAGCGGGAAAATTTTAAAAAGAAGCTATTTCCCCTTCTATGTGGGAGAAGAACTAAAAGGGCATCTATGGACCTTCGAAGAAATTACAGAACGTAAGCAAATGGAACGTGCCAACCAAGAGGCAAGGGAAGCAGCGGAAAAGGCCAATTTGGCCAAATCCCGGTTCCTCTCGAATATGAGTCACGAACTTCGAACCCCGTTAAACGGCATTCTAGGATTTGCCCAATTGCTTGAGCTAGATGACTCGCTCACCAATCAGCAGCGGATGTTTGTTCAAGAAATCACTATGGGTGGCAGGCACTTGCTCCAGTTGATTAACGAAATCTTCGACCTCTCGAAAATTGAAGAGGGAAAATTAATGATCTCCACCGAGAGCATCCGAATCGATACCGTGACCAACGAATGTATCAATCTGATTGGATCGGCGGCGGACCAAAAAGGAGTACAAATCATTCATAATGCCAACCACCTACAGGATGGATATGTGTATGCTGATTCGATTCGCTTGCGGCAGATTATCTTGAATTTACTGGATAATGCCATCAAGTACAACCGGGATAATGGGGAAGTGCGGATCAGCTATGACGTGAACGATGACCAGCTGTGTATCCATGTCCAAGATACAGGAGTGGGAATTCCAAAAGAGGAGCAGGAAATGATTTTCGCCCCTTTTTACCGAATCAATCATGCGCATACAGAGGGAACAGGAATCGGGCTTTCCCTTGTCAAACAGCTTGTTTCCTTGATGGGCGGCGAGGTCGGAATCAACAGTCAAGTAGGAGTGGGAACCGATATGTGGGTGTGTCTGCCTAAAGCCACCTGTGAACTGGACGCACCACTTAAACCGCAGGAAAATGGCATGGAACGCCTCCGCATAAATAAGACATATAAGATTCTCTATATAGAAGACAATCCCTCTAATCTATATTTAGTGAAGGAGATTCTCGCGACGTTCCCTGGTGTCACGCTGTTTACTGCGATGACGGGAAATGCGGGGTTAAAGGCAGCAGTTGAACATCCATTAGATTTAATCCTATGCGATATTCATCTGCCGGACCTACATGGATTTGAGGTGCTTGAACGATTACAATCCAACCCGTTAACGGAGCAAATTCCGGTCATTGCCTTAAGTGCCAATGCCCTTAAGGAAGACATTCACCGCGCGCTCGAAACCGGCTTTACCGACTATATAACGAAACCAATAGACATTGCCTCATTCCTTGAAGTAATCGCTGAGCATGTGCAAAACAGCCAATAGTAGGAAATATCAGGAAGAAACACCCGCCTTTCTACCTATTCTTTAAAGCATTGTCAGAATGTCGTGAAATGTCCACTTTTTGTCACATGCTGTCCTTTCCTATCCATAATTGGCAGAAATCCCTACCTCTCGTGTCGAATCGTGATTAGACAGAAACTGTGATAAAAGTTACAGTTAAAGCCTAGAAATAGAAGTACTTGGGTATATAGGCAAAGAGGAAGGGAGAGTTGGTGATGAGCGGACGAGAAATCAATCAGCTTCCATTGGTGAAAATGGAACATGTGTATCAGCCAATGTGGAATGTAACCAACATGAGTCTGTTTGGATATGAAGCCTTGTTGCGCTTTCCAGATGGATTTTTTGAAGGAAATATCGAGACTTGCTTTGAAAGAGCAAGAGAAGCAGGGATCCTTTACGAACTCGATACGAAGTCTATTCTTGGTGCAGCTGGAAGCTTTCCACTCCATCAATTGAACGAGGAACGGTTGTTTATTAATATCTATCCGTCAACCCTTCTTCATCCAGGATTCGAAGCGTTTATTGATCAATTTCTACTCTCCTTTCCTCACGCCTATGGAAAAATTGTCTTTGAATTAAGTGAAACCAAATTTGAAGACGATATTTGGGAAATTAAAGAATTAAAAGAACGTGTGAAGCACCTGAAAGAGAAAGGATTCTTGATTGCGCTGGACGATATAGGCAA from Bacillus sp. SLBN-46 encodes:
- a CDS encoding ATP-binding protein, yielding MVHTGSFDTKLVILSVIIAIFSSFASLKIMTRLAITKETERKTWILAGAAIMSIGIWTMHFIGMLGYEIHMPVTFNISLTFLSFVFIFLGSTCVYVITARSTIPILSKVMGVTVMGLSIIGTHVIGMLSMQMEATVHYNLFLSLITLFLSMIVGGGIFLLLIYIKNALTHITLKKLISSIFMGLGISAVHYTAMEAVQLSGGPLSIEVERITTISNVVVSIDRLAYIVGLATIIIILSIIVLTYSDKIKAEQERILLAEQMKKAQQDLINTIQRQQGLTLKYVKVGERYIHTLAEGELLAKLGLTPEIVVGKDLRDFLPLEYAEHKLKSYIKAWQGEVVNYEEELNGTDYMVSLKPVMENGKVVEVIGSGIDITERKRAERILVESDRKLRESHALRRTMIDNLPIAILVLDNDLNIIALNRPHCQLFEIDVPIKKLIGQNVTRYRSAYYKNVQLEEEKVINIIKNKQPLTDEIELISGKILKRSYFPFYVGEELKGHLWTFEEITERKQMERANQEAREAAEKANLAKSRFLSNMSHELRTPLNGILGFAQLLELDDSLTNQQRMFVQEITMGGRHLLQLINEIFDLSKIEEGKLMISTESIRIDTVTNECINLIGSAADQKGVQIIHNANHLQDGYVYADSIRLRQIILNLLDNAIKYNRDNGEVRISYDVNDDQLCIHVQDTGVGIPKEEQEMIFAPFYRINHAHTEGTGIGLSLVKQLVSLMGGEVGINSQVGVGTDMWVCLPKATCELDAPLKPQENGMERLRINKTYKILYIEDNPSNLYLVKEILATFPGVTLFTAMTGNAGLKAAVEHPLDLILCDIHLPDLHGFEVLERLQSNPLTEQIPVIALSANALKEDIHRALETGFTDYITKPIDIASFLEVIAEHVQNSQ
- a CDS encoding EAL domain-containing protein; the encoded protein is MSGREINQLPLVKMEHVYQPMWNVTNMSLFGYEALLRFPDGFFEGNIETCFERAREAGILYELDTKSILGAAGSFPLHQLNEERLFINIYPSTLLHPGFEAFIDQFLLSFPHAYGKIVFELSETKFEDDIWEIKELKERVKHLKEKGFLIALDDIGKGAAELQKMIEFTPDYIKLDRYFAKELADSEEKQEMIALFIQYSKGKMGVILEGIEQGLDLEQAKRLHVPVAQGYLLGKPQKITNQRFIRDFSA